The sequence below is a genomic window from Lolium perenne isolate Kyuss_39 chromosome 4, Kyuss_2.0, whole genome shotgun sequence.
cagaccctgctgggcctcggtgcactgaagaacacttcacaCGGCTTAAACGTGCCGTGAAGGAGTTTGACAGTGCATGGTACGATGccaccagcaacgtggtggtaagtttcgcTAAGCCTCTTgtaatttttgttgatgccggttttttttttcggatcttgtctatcctcccagtccccgagtttcgtgttgagagcgtagcttttagcgcgaaacttcaactagaaatgcgcgaaaccggcatagccagtccccgagattcgggttaagatctttgtttctttctttttcacaaccatcttcctttgaacagagcaccgcggatgcccggaagcaactctttgaggagcttctgtgggagcatcgggaccttgtcgaggcccacagccactgccaaggtttgttttctttcttttcctccggcatcttttcaccggaatgttttcttctttgaTATTTACACATCTTTTTGCTTAAcagttgttccggaagctaccattGAGGCCCTTAAGGCCCAGGTTgccaagcttcaaggtaccacCCTTTCTTTTCCGGCTAACCCGTTCTTTTTTCATTTCGTTTATTGCCACTTGCTAACACGTTTCTTTCCGGTATctaggcgagaaagagcagctcatcaaggagcaccacgaggcactggacgcccagaagaccgcctctagggagctgaaggaacaggctatgcaagccgcgctcTAGCATGAGCAAGCCCTGAAGGATGCTCGGGTCGCAGCTGAGGCCAggttggcggaggtcgtggaggactccacgaactccaacaccgtactgacggcagagctggaggaggaaaggaaagcgcggaaggcagcggagcgcctcattgatACCATGACCACTGATCACAAGGAATATGATCGGTTGGTTATGCAGATCGACGCGCTGGCTTTCCGTAAGTTCCtgccttgtcccttctttcgcttataagctttctccttttgaaGATGCATCCGGATTCCTTTTTCTTCCGGCATGCTTTTTTCCGGTATCTTGTATTTATGCTTTTCCCTTCCTTctgtagagcatttcccggactcccaggcccacgccgtgaagaaggtgatggaggatcgggtggcgcgggaatttcccaacatggacgcgcactgggacgggtacgactatctggtcgccctctccgcgcgagtccaacacatgcgctccgtcgaccggcttcTTGGCGACCTACCGGACGCTGCCATCCagctcttcaaggtgctgtggcccgAGGAGGAGATGCCGACAAACATCACGTCTACCGCCCACCGGCTCAAGGATGCCGGGCGCCGGATTCGCGAGTGGTAATGCTCCGCGGCCCGTGCCGGtgctgacacggcgctgcgctccgcatgctcctggtacccggatctGGATCTGGATGCTCTTCAAGGCGTACGCCAAGATGCTCCCACCGACACGGATCCTGcgctcaccgcgaagcggcaggaccgggcgtaccggcttgctgagtacgccgaggtccgcaccttcatccctcctcctcctggtgtcaaggactacctcagcgatgaggaagaagaagaaggagatgagGATGAGGCCGCCGAGGACGTGCCGCCAgaagctcccgaggccagcgctgctccccctgaagacacCGAGACCGGTGCTGCTCCGCCTGATGCCCCCGTCACCTGAACAATTATCTGCTCCTGCTCGCTTTTCAATCAGAACTTGTTAAAtttgaccccggtatgccggggtgtatgatgtaaaactctaagcTCGCTTTTGGTTGccacacaacattttatgccggtaagttataccggtagttaagtatctttaagtttgccttagcatatttgcttctggttttgcttttatcttgcaccgcaaagatttctaaattgtttccgcatccaatccgatgcatacttggttcttttgccttggctctgcctgccttctctgggcgttctttggcgtatgagcacaaggttctttcaccaaacaagcattttcttgaacttagaaataacttcgaaattttgcaaaaaaccggtttaaccggggttagttaaattttccggattgttctttcctgctctccctctccgcagttcatgtgcttatcccctaccggtttatcttgcttgccatgaagccgggttgcggacagcagcagagtcgaagactccgataggatttagcacactactaaaccggaaagacaaaacgttcaataagcaaccggtaaactgaaaaaataaacaagttacatgcaaccttattggggtagtccccgagattcattcaaggttccggcatcttttattcatagcatataaggtacaaaaaggaacttcttacaccacaacttcaagagtagaaaggacgcaagagagctacgttccatggacgcttgctctcctctccggacctgtccgcctttccttttttccactcctgtgcatcgatcaagtaatatgcatcattgtgaagcaccttgcttacaatgaagggaccttcccatggtggcaaaagcttatgccggccttccgtgcgctgcactaggcgaagcacaagatctccttcccggaaatctcccgggttaaccttccggttatgatagcgtctgaggttttgctggtaaatggctgttcttgccaaagccagctctcttgcttcttctagcaagtccacatcattttctctggcctctttgacctcttgctcagtatagagctgtacccttggtgaatcatgaatgatgtcagtcggtatgaccgcttctgctccataagccatgaagaaaggagtgtatccggtagaccggtttggagttgttcttatactccacagtactgatggtagctcatcgagccaacatcccggtgacttttccactgcatcaatgagtctaggtttgataccggaaagtaccaaagcattcattctttccacttggccattgccttgtgggtgtgccactgagcacaaatccaaccggatgttgttgtcctcacagaaccttttgaactcaccttgagcaaagttggttccattgtcagtgatgatgctgtgcgggtatccataccgcaaaatgacatcttttaagaatttcaccgctgtgtgcccatcacattttgcgataggtttcacttctagccacttggtgaatttatccaccataaccaagatgtgagtcatgctgcttcttgcagttttgaatgggccaaccatatcgaggcaccaaacggcaaacggccatgttaatggtattgtctttaaaccggatgctggggtatgattttgcttggcgtacctctggcacccgttgcattttcttaccaaatcctcagcgttctccaaagcagtgggccaataaaacccatgccggaatacttttgctaccagcgcccttgatgaggcatgatgcccacattctccttggtgaatttcctcaagcatttctttcccttcttccggttccacacatctttgaaggacaccggtaacgcttctcttgtacacctcaccattgatgaatgtgtatgctttggaccttctttgtattctccttgactcattttcgtcatccgacaagatgccgttgatcaggaattccttaataggtttaatccatgacggtgtctctcgaaccaaaaacaccggtgcatctatctccatgctatctaccagcatcatttcttccggtatgggtacagcagtccccgagcttaccggagcagtccccgagcttgccggagcagtccccgagtttaccggtgcagtccccgggttcccttcatcaatatccatgggtactacatgtgattctggtacgaaaattgattccgattccggacttggtttgatcgatggtgctcttaagtgagccagagctattccgggaggaatttcttgcctagatgagcccagtttggacaaagcatccgcggcttcattttctgcgcgcggcatatggtgaaattcacacccttcgaagaatctggcaatcttttgcacgtgaaaccggtatgatgccatgttggcatcttttgcatcccaatccctggaacactgctgtaccacaagatctgaatctccatagcaaatgatccggtgcgcaccgatttcttttgcgaccttaagcccatggatcaaagcttcatattcagcgacattattcgatgccctgaaatgtacttgcaaaacgtaccggaggtggtctccttttggtgaggtaagcaccacaccggcacctaggccctctttgagtttagatccatcaaagtgcattttccagtactctatcctctgatctggcggtttgtattgcatctccgcccaatcaacgaggaaatcagccaaagcctgtgattttatggcatctcttttttcatataccggcacgtatggtgatatctggattgcccactttgcaatccttccactggcgtccttgttgcacatgatgtcggagattggtgcttcactcactaccttcataggatgttcttcaaagtagtgcttgagttttgtggcggccatgtacacgccataagtcattttttggaagtgagggtagttttgttttgagagggagagcacctcgctcaggtagtataccggcctctggacggtttttccttcctcttctttttcaaccacaaccactacgctcacaacccggtttgttgccgctatgtataatagcataggctctctttctagcggtgaagccagtataggtgctgtggccagcattgtttttagctctttaaacgctgcgtctgcctgaggggtccagacgaacttgtcggattttttcatcagagcatagagtggcagagctttttctcccaacctactTACGaagcggcttagcgatgccaagcttccggtaaatttttacACATCCtttagttctcgtgggatagtcattctttctatcgcccggatttttaccggattgacttctatgccccggcttgacaccaggaaaccgagcaacttgccggcagggacaccaaaggtgcattttgccggattgagtttcatccggaaccgtcttaggttgtcgaatgtttgccggatgtcatcgattaaggtgttctttaccttagtttttatcacaatgtcgtccacatagacttgcacattctttccgatttgatcaaacaagcatttttgcatacagcgctggtacgttggaccagcgttgcgcaaaccaaaaggcatagtaacatagcaatatgccccgtgcggggtaatgaacgcagtttttatttgatcttcctttttcaagggaatttgatggaaaccggaatacgcatctaggaaggacaacaactcacacccagcagttgaatcaatcacttgatcgatccgtggtagaggaaaaggatctcttgggcaagccttgtttaggttggtgtagtcgatgcacatgcgccacacctttggagcttttgcctccaagttctcatcttttttcttttcgaccattaccggattggccagccactctgtgtgcgtgacctccacaatgaatccggcaacgagcagttttgtcacctcctctcctatgattttccttctatcttcagcgaaccggcgcaagggctgtcgcaccggcttggcatccttccggacgtttaaagagtgctcagccagctccctcggaacacccaccaaatcatcagttgaccaggcaaagatattccgattctcacggaggaagctgacgagcgcgctttcctatgcttgatcaagtccggcaccgatacgaacggtgcgctctgggtaagccggatccagcacaatgtcctttgtttcattcgtcggcttgaatgccggtgagcccaagtttccactcattgctgctaagctcaactgtgaggactgagccagcgcaatggctgtttgcatccttttcttttcttccgcgatcaccagcgattccgctaggtttgatccagcagatgcagtttccagtgagactttatagttccccaccacagttaagggtccgcgaggtgccggcatcttcatcttgaggcaagccgtatgagttgtagccatgaaggctgccagtgccggtctccccagcaacgcatggtagggactgtctagatccaccacctcaaactcaacattttcaacccggcaattatcacgtcctccaaatgctacgtccacccgaacttttcctatcggggcgcaggagaagcccggaacgattccgtggaacgttgtacgcgttggctgaagcatgttttctgttatgcccagcgtgtgcatggtatgcttgtacatgatgtttatgctgctaccgttgtctatcagcaccttgctgaattttactcgagtttgcggccctttcatgattgggtccacaacaagagcatatccacccggattcggcatgatcttagggtgatccttaaatgaccaggtaatttcctgatctgaccacagcatgtacttggggactgccggcatcacagcattgacctccatggagcggcggtgcacactttgcctgtctgttggctcagtgacaaagacaacacagcacatatgcgggccctcgtaaacattctggcctaaaggtgccggtggaggtggttgatcatcattttgctccacccggttaacttgctggtactgctgccggtttggctgcactggtaaagcgtttgccccggtaagtggcggtggtggcggtagctgttgttgccgcggcatgtcttgtggtggttgtgcatcttttaccgttcccttttgcatcaagtacttggtccaggtacaatcctttgtcaaatggtttgacgggtgtgccggattcggtgtgtgccaccggcaaggttggtccatggcagcttccatggtgtactttgcgggttcttgccagtttcttttctggacccagggtttcttttccacccattgtttcttaggacctgcccacggctgcgatccggttctttgcctctgactgccgctggcctcagagttttcctgcacagcagcaacttgctgcggaccgtaccttcgatccggaaaatcttctcttcttttgttattccggttatcccggtgttgctcttggcgcagctgttccggttcaggttgcactgccggctgcgttgggtctcccaacgcatagctatccgccacacgtatcatttctgccaacgttgtcggcatgttccactgcagcttttgccacaacggtgaacctcttctgcacccactgctaaaccaagcaatggcctgtgcctcgattaccccttcacaggagttccttgtagtgttccaccgggccagataatcccggtctgtttcgttcgcgcGTTGTACGCACAGagcgagttgctgcggcctgtttggcctttgataggtgctgctgaaattgctcacaaaagcctcctcaaaatccagccagccatttatgcttcctgccggcaagttgtttagccagattcttgccggtccaaccaagaacgatggtatgattcttacggcccaacgccgatttcctcctcctgctacggttcctccaccgcctgcgacgtataccgcggtcacataatccgcgagccagtcttccggcttcgtagtgccatcgtatgtttttgtgtcacggggcaacataaagttgcgaactggtggtttttctctcatgatccttgggccaaagcattttgggcctggaggaccttcctcctcgattatTTCTgataagtacactctatccagacggtgcctcgcatcccgttccggtaagtatctctctcccaagcgttctcccaatgggttccggtatgctgccggtcttgcagaatcagcttcgtcgtaacattccggtaccgcggcccttgcctgccggtacctcgggggatctatttcctcctcatcgtacgctgcccttgcagctcgataattttgcccggtctcgcatctaccggcatgattgtttccggcatagcctcctctggcgtagcctcgacctgccccttggctttttctaccggcatcgtgttgcccggcttgttgctttccggcaagaactggatcatacacagtcatctgctgtgcgttcatttctttttcttttcttttgtccggatggggggacgatgcctgcccatgggacctgcttccggcattctttgttgaacgcgcggattttgaggccgcggctttgttcagcttagccagctgctcagcattctgctgctcaattgtttccagcagctctctgacacgctcttgctattttgccaaagcatctccggaaagcgactcgcatagctctaccgcagctttagcagcttttatagttttatccgggctactgtatttaggtttttctacgatgctaacagatgcagaggtacttttgccggtaagaatctctttgcacaaatcctgatctaggttgcgagcttttagccggttttccggcatcctagcagcatgcgcgctaacagaagcaaagccatgggcagcgttatactcacgtagggttaggttcagctcgcgctgcgcccggaggatgtccttgccgctctcgagcaccttctggcgctgcgcctccagctccgcctgagccgctgccggatcgacgttctgcgcgatgggggtggcgaggacgttcatcgctgcttggagcggtgtttccggtggcgcggacgatgctcccgctGCACCTGCGtctcgctccagcggtggcttggccgcacgggtcgaaaccgcacaaccagcaccttcacccacagcttcttttcctgcaccaaccacgccggtcatcattacctcgacgctgccggcggcgcggccagcacagagccatcttggtgggtccggtgccaccagcaccggcgagaggcgctggcgcacagggacggtgccgaagtagacgcggtggctgccaaactcgatgacgcgaccgttcttggggaagatgccgccgttggcgaagcagcccgcgttgtcgttgatgaaatccatggcgtagatgcgctgcacgagcgcggacaccgtacgctcgccggcgacctcaagaatgcccgcccgaatatgaactccttcaagcgccacttcatgccccacggtgggcgccaactgtcgtcgtggtgaacagacagatgccataggatggcttagattggggccgaatggacgctagaggattcgggggagggtttttgatcaggtgggatgaacttccggatggtttcctcaagaacttggccaaggccagaggttgaagaagaaagacacaaggaagaactcgctctagatcactattTTCATTGATTCTCACCAGTTACAGGGTTGTGCTTCGTGCCTTCCTACTTCTGTGCGTCGCTCTGTCTTGCCcataaggagggctgccccctctctttatataggggagagggtggcttacagggcaaggaaaccctaatggtatctttgactagacaaactactttacaaagctactttaatcatagatgacaccggggtcctctttaatcagggaggctgacgtcctccggcttctttcttcgtcatcttcttctttatcgtcagcccttcgtttaaagctactttgcttagctcatctttgtcttctagctccggagaggatctttgaccagtcttgccgacaagctcttccttccggtggcccggtaccttttctatccggttccggtatccctcctctgaggataccggcttagtcctgttcagccaaacgcctatcttagactccggtatgaacatttaaccggtatcctgatggctcaaaccatccggtttggcatgcctttggcataccgggggttatccccccaacatgaatctcggggactgcctttgCCGGAAATTGCATGTAATgtttttattttttcagtttaccggttgcttggtgaacattttttctttccggtttagtaacgtgctaaacctattggagtcttcgactatgctgttgtccacagaccggcttcatggcaagcaagataaaccggtaggaactaagcacgtgaaacacgaaGAGGATGAATGGGACCAATCAAtaccggaaaaatttaactaacctcatttaaaccggttttttgtgaaaaattttgaattttttataagttcaagaaaatgcttgcttggcgaAAGAACTTTGCGACTcgtacgccaaaaaacccagagaggtaggtagaggcaaagcaaaagaatcaagtgtgcatcggattggatgtcgaaaaactccggaatcttcacagtgcaagatcaaagcaaacgaTATGCAAAATGCTAAGTTAGCACATAACACTTAATTTAAATGCTCACCGGTAAACAGATACCGGCATAAGCACAATTGTTGTACCACAAAGCAAAAGAAATGCTTAGTTTTAtcatacatcataaaccccggcataccggggtagaatttaaagcCTCAGGAGCTTCCGGGGGAGCAGCACCTTCTCCGGATccttcttctccctcctcctcGATCTCTTCCTCGTCGTCAGAGAGCGCCTCTTTGACTtcgggagggggagggatgaaggtgcggaaggGGGCGAACTCCGCAATCCGGTAGGCACGATCCTGGCGCTTGGCGGTCAAGACCGGATCCGTGTCTGTGGGTGCTTCATCAGGAACGGCGCGGAAGACATCCAAATCCAAGTCttcgtaccaggagcaggcgacgcgcagggccgcatctgctccggcacgagccgcagaGCATCTCCATTCCCGGATCCTCCGGCAGGTGTCCTTGAGACGGTCGGAGATAAGCGTTACGCTCTCCGGTaccgcctcctcaggccacatCACCTTGCAGATCTCCTTGGCATGATCTGGTAGATCCACCAAGTGCCGATCCACGACGCGCATGTGCTGAACCCGGGAGGAGAGCGCGACCAGGTGGTCATAGGCATCCCAGGGAAGCTCCCGGTCGCCGAAAGACAGCTCCGTCCTGCGCTCTTCTACCTTCCGGACGGCGTactcctgggagtccgggaagatccctacaagaaaataaaaaggataaggacatgctaccgaatgacataagcttataagcagtAAAGGAAAGAAGAAGGGCTTACTGAGGAGCAGCGTGTCGGTTTGTACGACCAACCGGTCATAGTCTTTCTGCTCCGTCATGAGGGCGGCGACCTGGTTTTCAGCCAGCTCCCGTGCCTTGATCTGCTCTTCCCGGGCCTTGGtctgctcctccagctcagcccgcAGCACCGCGGTGGAGTTCGTGAACTCCTCCAAGGATTCGTTCAACTTAACCTCCGCTGCCGCCCGGACCTTCTCGAGCTCCCAGGAATGCCGGGATTCGTCCGCCCTGAGCTGTGCCTTCAGTTCAGAGAAGTTGTTCTTCTgaacatccagggctcgctgatgcTCCTTGACGAGCCGCTCCTTTTCAGCTGCAGGCCGGAAGGGAAGGCGTTAACAGAAAAATAACTCCGGTAAAACGAAAAAGATGTAGGGCAACCGGAAAAGAAATGATACCTTGGAGCACCGCGACCTGGGAGGACAGGGCCTCGATGGTGGCTTCCGGGATAGCTGAACTATAGAAAATTTTATAAGTACCTAAAGGAAGAAgcaaccggtaaaaagaagccggaAAATAAAAAAGCGAACCTTGGCATTGGCTGTGGGCTTCCaaaagctcccggtgctcccatagcaGCTCTTCAAAGAGCTGTTTCCGGGTGGtcgccgtgctctgttcaagatAAAAAGGTTTTTCGGTAAGAAAGATGCCGACAAGAagaaaagtttcgcgctaagtgctgcgctctcaacccgaaactcggggactggctatgccggtttttcatgtttttagcaaagtttcgcgctgagagctgcgctctcaacccgaaactcggggactgggaagatatataATCCGGAAAAGTAAAACCGGCAAGGATGTAAAAGAGATTGAGTTTGTGCAGCTTACCACCATATTGTTGTTGGCGTCGTGCCACGCGATGTCAAATTCTTTGATAGCGCGCCGCAGCCGGCCAAGGTGCTGGGCGGTGCTACGGGGGCCGGCGGGGTCCGCAACCGGCAGCttatccttccccaggccgcacgTCGTAGGGGACAAATCCACCTGATTCCACTTGTGGGCGTAGTCAGCGAGGTGCCCCAGTTCGGCCCCTCCGCGGGTCAGCTCGGTGATCCGGCCTAGCTGAGCTGAAGCCGATTCTCCGGCCACGACGGAGGTGTGGCTGGCGTGCAGCACCAGCGAGGAAGGCGCAGGAGCGGGCCCGCCGGTAGAAGCGGCCGGCGGAGGCGTCGGAGCCTTGGACGGCGTAGAAGCCCCAGGAATTTCCTTGGCCGGAGAAGAGCTAGCCGGCCCGGAAGAGTCAGGCACGGCCTTGGAGGGGGAGGAAGCAgtattcttctttttcttttttgggaCAGGAGGAACGAGAGGTTCCCCCTGTCCAATGTCTTCAgcgccggcgccgatgttgctggcgccggtatcttgagTCTTGGGAGGAGAAACAGGTTTCTCCTACGCGCGGTGCTGTGGAGGTTTAGGGGCCGCGCACCCCGAACTTGTGCTGCCCCCCAGGGGGGAGGCAGAAGGTTTGCcgacaccagatggtaccggacttggttgaggaggaggtgaCACCATGGGCGAACCCTCAGAGCCTTCCGGCCTCATGCCAGATGCGCTCTTAGTTATCTTGAGGGCAGGCCTGgaaaagaagaagagaaaaatgatGATTGAGGAAAAGCAGTCGGAAAGGGAACCGCGAAGCGAAACCCAGAGGCAACTGGCATCTGCCGGTGATGCTTGGCGGTAACCTTCCTACCGCCAACGACTTCCTGCCGGGAACGCTTGGCAGGAGGGGCATGGCTTGAGCCAGCCTCGGTTGCGGGCGCCTTGTTCTTCCGGCCCTCGTAGCCTGCCGAGGGAAGGTCTGCAGAAAGAAAAAAAAGTGACGGATGAGAAAACGAAGGACCAAAATGCCTCAAGTATAACAGCCTCGTCGGTCGAACTGGAGTCCTTACCGGGACGAGGGGTGTGGGTGCGACCCATTTGCTTCCTTCCCCTCACGTAGGGATCGGCGTCGGAATCGTCCTGGAAGATGCGATCCGGCGTGTAGGATGCCGGATGCTCTTGTCTGATCTGGCGAAAGTTCTGAAACAAAAGTAAAATATTAGAACGGAAtacatgtggtgaccctgcataccactgcatgttgtagtatgccagtcgttgatataacattcacgaagtaccattctgcAAAtatatattacatccctcagagtagtacaacagaacatagcaggtccataactcattcatttaatattacaaatatcatacacatatcgtctcggagctcctcttgggtcctaagaggaatactcctgggttcgaggcgaacccaacttagcttacaatatagatgtctcattaagttgtacatttattctctccggcagctaaatactaagagttcgggctgctcggctactactacttgatgttctaggattgatctcctccggaagcctccccggttccgtagactataagatagtctacgccttcaacacctccagagaggtctggttcttcatagccgatgatctcggctccttcagtgtggtcgtagtcctcctccagacgattcagacaatctaagcaagggatttaagattgggatgagtacgagcgtactcaacaagtt
It includes:
- the LOC139830430 gene encoding uncharacterized protein — encoded protein: MTEQKDYDRLVVQTDTLLLRIFPDSQEYAVRKVEERRTELSFGDRELPWDAYDHLVALSSRVQHMRVVDRHLVDLPDHAKEICKVMWPEEAVPESVTLISDRLKDTCRRIREWRCSAARAGADAALRVACSWYEDLDLDVFRAVPDEAPTDTDPVLTAKRQDRAYRIAEFAPFRTFIPPPPEVKEALSDDEEEIEEEGEEGSGEGAAPPEAPEALNSTPVCRGL